A window of Sphingobacterium kitahiroshimense genomic DNA:
ATCCGTTCTAGTTTACAGCGATATCCCGGCAATCACTACATGATACAACTGATCAATGCCTATATGACGAAGTATCCAAGAAAGGTAACTTATCTGAACGATTGTCAGAAAGCTGTCGTATTACCTGAATTAACTGGAGATTCGGATGAAGAATCTTTGATCTTGTTTTAAGTATCCTTATTATTGAATTAAAATAAAAAATAAACGAATGGAGTTTATACTTTCAAAAATAAATATTGTTGTTTTCTTGTTTCTTGCCGTGATGCATATGTATTGGGTATGCAATGGACAGTTAGGAATTGCGGCCACGATCCCGACAAAGTTGAATGGGAAGAGAGTTTTTACCCCCAGTCGGTTTGGAACCTTTATCGTCGCTGTTGGGTTGTTCCTGTTTGCGGTGCTCAATATGGTTTTTGATGGTCTTGTTCAGGTACCAATAGCACCCTCCTATGTTGTTTATGGTATGTGGACTATTGCTGTTATATTTCTACTTCGATTTATAGGGGATTTTAAATACGTCGGCATTAGTAAAAGATTTCGAAAATCTGTTTTTGCTAAGAAAGACACTTATTTCTTTAATCCTTTATGCTTTTTTCTATTTGTTTCCCATATTTTGCTTGTCATTGACTAGTACATGCTAGAAGTATTTGAGGTAAGGGATTCAATATTTGAGTAAAAGGGTTTGGGGATACTTTTGCAACGATATAAGTAAAGTGTCTGTTAGAATAGGTGTAGTCATTTTTATAAGATGAAAGTGGATATTAAAATTAAAATCGCATCCGGAGCGGATCTGGATGGAATACTTGCGTTACAATTTGAAAACCAGCCTGCACAAGGTGGTACATTGTCAGGTGGACTTGGACGGGAACAAATTGTAGCCATGATGCAAGATATGCCTCAAGTAGTGGCTATCTCGGAAGATCAAGTTGTTGGATATTTATTATCTACATCTAAAATGGTCTATAAAAAGCATCCTGTACCGATTCTTGATGCTATGTTTAGTGCTTACAGTGGCGCTTTAGATTCGTACGTGTATGGTCCAATTTGTGTAAATCAGGATCTGCGCGGAAAAGGGGTGTCACAATTGATGTTCAGCGAACTTATAAAGCAGGTGCCAAATCGAGAAGGGATTTTATTTATTAGAAGAGACAACATACCATCTTTACGTGCTCATGAAAAAATGGGTATTGCAAAAGTTGGCAGTTTTGTATTTAGGGATACCGTTTTTGACGTACTTGCTTATTTGCCTGCAGCAGATGAGGATAAAAAATAGAAGCTTAAGCTCAAAATAGATATTGATTGCGACCAACTCGGAGAAACCAAGTTGGTCGTAATTTTTTGGTGTAATTAACGTGTTTTGACGTACTTTTAGATGTGATCTATTCCTGCTTTATATTGTGGAGTATGGTCCACTTTAGCGAAAATATGAGGGGCATTCATTTCAATGCCTGCGGCTAGAAAATCGTTCAGAATCAACTGAAAGATCTCGGACTGTGCCAGTGCGATTTCAGCAGACTGCGAAATGTAAACATTTAGTTCATAGAGGACATAAAAGTCATCCAGTTTCTTCTGCAAGACAAAAGGTGCTGGTGTGGTATTGACCCGTGCTACCCGCGGAGGTATGTTTAAGAGCATTTCATGGATGCGTTCCCAAGGTTCTTCATAGCCTACTGTTAATTCGACCTGAAAACAAATTCCCTGATCTGAAAAGGTGGAATAGTTCACGGTGTTACCTGACAAGATGGATGAATTAGGGATGGTTATCTCCTCATTTTTAATGGTCCTCAGTCTTGTTACAAGCGGTGATTTTTCAATCACGACGCCAGTTTTATCAGCTATCGTGATGCGGTCTCCGATTCGGAAAGGCCGCATATAGGTAATCACAAGGCCTGCAATAATGTTGGATATTGCTGAAGATGAACCTAATGAGAATAGCACCCCAATAAATACGGATATACCTTTGAAAATATCCGAGTTAGATCCTGGTAGATAAGGGAATATCAGGACGAGTGTAAATGCTTGCAATAGAAAGCGGACAATGGTAAATGTCGGCATCGCAAATTCACGATGGAAACCATTCACTTCTAGTTTTCCTTTGTCAATCTCCGTAAAGATGTATTTTACCAATCGGACGGCATAACGCATTACAAATAGGATAACAAATACGGTGATGAGGTTGGGAATATAATCCCAGATCGCTAAAAATGCCTTTTTTAGAGGTTTGGTAAATAGGCCGATCAAACTATTGGCCCAACTTTGTGTAAAGGGGAAGACACTGAATACAATAGGCAACATGATAAAGGCCATTAATATGATAAGTGCCCAGCGTAACATGTTGATGCTATTGATCAGGATGCGGGTTTTTTGAACGGAACTGACTAAAACATAATTCTTGATTTTAACATCTTTGATCAGCTGTGTGCGTTCGGTCATGATCCGCTGTACACTGTAATCTTTAATTTTATTGATCAATAGTATCAATAAGTAAAAAACAATAAAGATGAGCGCGATAAGCCCGATGCGGATCAATAATTTTGAAATACTGTTTTCTTCTTTTTCTCGGTTAATGGTTTCCTGAATACTTTTTAGATATTGTTTTGCGATTTCTTCTTTACTTTTTCCTTCAAGCAGTGCGTCTAACTCAGTAACTG
This region includes:
- a CDS encoding mechanosensitive ion channel family protein, whose amino-acid sequence is MKRLYICFLTALLCFSAVLQLPAQETDSVNTKELGLSSLLNGIRQQQINDSLERVKLQNEITNLKTQNSAKKEDLKQQLTNFDEENIIRNQQLKIKVDSIKKNTKRYAVAPFNDTLFYIYNKLGSSLAKDRADNVVTRIQNLYEDDFVKVDSFKIENNEISSDIVYKDLIITSVTELDALLEGKSKEEIAKQYLKSIQETINREKEENSISKLLIRIGLIALIFIVFYLLILLINKIKDYSVQRIMTERTQLIKDVKIKNYVLVSSVQKTRILINSINMLRWALIILMAFIMLPIVFSVFPFTQSWANSLIGLFTKPLKKAFLAIWDYIPNLITVFVILFVMRYAVRLVKYIFTEIDKGKLEVNGFHREFAMPTFTIVRFLLQAFTLVLIFPYLPGSNSDIFKGISVFIGVLFSLGSSSAISNIIAGLVITYMRPFRIGDRITIADKTGVVIEKSPLVTRLRTIKNEEITIPNSSILSGNTVNYSTFSDQGICFQVELTVGYEEPWERIHEMLLNIPPRVARVNTTPAPFVLQKKLDDFYVLYELNVYISQSAEIALAQSEIFQLILNDFLAAGIEMNAPHIFAKVDHTPQYKAGIDHI
- a CDS encoding DUF3995 domain-containing protein — its product is MEFILSKINIVVFLFLAVMHMYWVCNGQLGIAATIPTKLNGKRVFTPSRFGTFIVAVGLFLFAVLNMVFDGLVQVPIAPSYVVYGMWTIAVIFLLRFIGDFKYVGISKRFRKSVFAKKDTYFFNPLCFFLFVSHILLVID
- a CDS encoding GNAT family N-acetyltransferase: MKVDIKIKIASGADLDGILALQFENQPAQGGTLSGGLGREQIVAMMQDMPQVVAISEDQVVGYLLSTSKMVYKKHPVPILDAMFSAYSGALDSYVYGPICVNQDLRGKGVSQLMFSELIKQVPNREGILFIRRDNIPSLRAHEKMGIAKVGSFVFRDTVFDVLAYLPAADEDKK